A single window of Mycobacterium paragordonae DNA harbors:
- the tnpA gene encoding IS200/IS605 family transposase has protein sequence MGVTLRTNANIAFQCAYHVVWCPKYRRRVIGGRMEQRLKEIIAEVITEKGAWLIELETMPDHVHLLVEVDPQFGVHKLVKAIKGRSSRVLREEFPWLKSRLPSLWTNSYFVATVGGAPLSVIKRYVETQKDR, from the coding sequence GTGGGTGTTACGTTGCGGACGAACGCGAATATCGCGTTCCAGTGCGCGTATCACGTGGTGTGGTGCCCGAAGTACCGCCGCCGAGTGATCGGCGGGCGGATGGAGCAACGCTTGAAAGAGATCATCGCCGAGGTGATCACGGAGAAGGGGGCATGGTTGATCGAGTTGGAGACCATGCCTGATCACGTGCATCTACTGGTGGAGGTGGATCCCCAGTTCGGGGTGCACAAGTTGGTGAAGGCCATCAAGGGCCGCTCCTCGCGGGTGCTGCGTGAAGAGTTCCCGTGGCTGAAATCGCGGTTGCCGTCACTGTGGACCAACTCGTACTTCGTCGCCACCGTCGGTGGTGCACCGTTGTCGGTGATCAAGCGGTACGTCGAGACGCAGAAGGACCGCTGA